Proteins co-encoded in one Mycobacterium mantenii genomic window:
- a CDS encoding RDD family protein: MMAESRSAYPGEKLGLPESGPGSLAPMGRRLAALMIDWLISYGLAALAMRFGLFSQQALATAVLVIWFVLGVVFLRLFGFTPGQLALRLQVVTVDGRGPVGLGRAVVRGVLVGTVVPALFTDWDGRGMQDRLTATAVVRR; encoded by the coding sequence ATGATGGCAGAATCACGGTCGGCATATCCCGGTGAAAAGCTGGGGTTGCCGGAGAGTGGACCGGGTTCGCTGGCGCCGATGGGCCGCCGGCTGGCCGCGCTGATGATCGACTGGTTGATCTCGTACGGTCTGGCCGCCCTGGCCATGCGTTTCGGCCTGTTCTCCCAGCAGGCGCTGGCCACCGCGGTCCTGGTGATCTGGTTCGTGCTGGGCGTGGTGTTTCTGCGACTGTTCGGGTTCACCCCCGGCCAGCTGGCGCTGCGCCTGCAGGTGGTGACGGTGGACGGGCGTGGACCGGTCGGCCTGGGCCGGGCGGTGGTGCGTGGAGTGCTGGTCGGAACGGTCGTCCCGGCGCTGTTCACCGACTGGGACGGCCGCGGAATGCAGGATCGGCTGACCGCGACGGCCGTGGTGCGCCGCTGA
- the glnA gene encoding type I glutamate--ammonia ligase: MTETTPDDVFKLAKDENVEFVDVRFCDLPGIMQHFTIPISFFDESVFEDGLAFDGSSIRGFQSIHESDMLLLPDPSTAQIDLFREAKTLNLNFFVHDPFTLEPYSRDPRNIARKAENYLISTGVADTAYFGAEAEFYIFDSVCFDSRTNGSFYEIDAISGWWNTGSPNELDGSPNRGYKVRPKGGYFPVAPVDHYVDLRDKMLSNLITAGFSLEKGHHEVGTGGQAEINYKFNTLLHAADDMMLYKYIVKNTAWANGKTVTFMPKPLFGDNGSGMHTHQSLWKDGSPLMYDETGYAGLSDTARHYIGGLLHHAPSLLAFTNPTVNSYKRLVPGYEAPINLVYSQRNRSACVRIPITGTNPKAKRLEFRCPDSSGNPYLAFSAMLMAGLDGIKNKIEPQAPVDKDLYELPPEEAANIPQAPTQLSAVIDRLEEDHEYLTEGGVFTPDLIETWINFKRENEILPVQIRPHPYEFALYYDV, translated from the coding sequence GTGACGGAAACGACGCCCGACGACGTCTTCAAACTCGCCAAGGACGAAAACGTCGAATTTGTCGACGTCCGGTTCTGTGACCTGCCCGGCATCATGCAGCACTTCACAATCCCGATTTCGTTCTTCGACGAGAGCGTCTTCGAGGACGGCTTGGCTTTCGACGGCTCGTCGATTCGCGGATTCCAGTCCATTCACGAATCCGACATGCTGCTCCTCCCCGACCCGTCGACCGCGCAGATCGACCTGTTCCGCGAAGCCAAGACGCTGAACCTCAACTTCTTCGTGCACGACCCTTTCACCCTCGAGCCGTACTCGCGCGACCCGCGCAACATCGCCCGTAAGGCCGAGAACTACCTGATCAGCACCGGCGTGGCCGACACCGCCTACTTCGGCGCCGAGGCCGAGTTCTACATCTTCGACTCGGTGTGCTTCGACTCGCGCACCAACGGCTCGTTCTACGAGATCGACGCGATCTCGGGCTGGTGGAACACCGGCTCACCGAATGAGCTCGACGGCAGCCCGAACCGCGGCTACAAGGTGCGCCCCAAAGGCGGCTACTTCCCCGTCGCCCCCGTCGACCACTACGTTGACCTGCGCGACAAGATGCTGTCCAACCTGATCACGGCCGGCTTCAGCCTGGAGAAGGGCCACCACGAGGTGGGCACCGGCGGCCAGGCCGAGATCAACTACAAGTTCAACACGCTGCTGCACGCGGCCGACGACATGATGCTCTACAAGTACATCGTCAAGAACACCGCGTGGGCCAACGGCAAGACCGTCACGTTCATGCCCAAGCCGCTGTTCGGCGACAACGGCTCCGGCATGCACACCCACCAGTCGCTGTGGAAAGACGGCAGCCCGCTGATGTACGACGAGACCGGCTACGCCGGCCTGTCGGACACCGCCCGCCACTACATCGGCGGCCTGCTGCACCACGCGCCGTCGCTGCTGGCGTTCACCAACCCCACGGTGAACTCCTACAAGCGCCTGGTGCCCGGCTACGAGGCCCCGATCAACCTGGTCTACAGCCAGCGCAACCGGTCGGCGTGTGTCCGCATCCCGATCACCGGCACCAACCCGAAGGCCAAGCGGCTCGAGTTCCGTTGCCCCGACTCGTCGGGCAACCCGTACCTGGCGTTCTCGGCCATGCTGATGGCCGGCCTGGACGGCATCAAGAACAAGATCGAGCCGCAGGCGCCGGTCGACAAGGACCTCTACGAGCTGCCGCCCGAGGAGGCCGCCAACATCCCGCAGGCGCCCACGCAGCTGTCCGCGGTGATCGACCGGCTGGAAGAAGACCACGAATACCTCACCGAGGGCGGCGTTTTCACGCCCGACCTCATCGAGACGTGGATCAACTTCAAGCGCGAGAACGAGATCCTGCCGGTCCAGATCCGGCCGCACCCGTACGAGTTCGCGCTGTACTACGACGTCTAA
- a CDS encoding HNH endonuclease signature motif containing protein, whose protein sequence is MRGSSREEIVEVFDALDTDLERLGELSFDVFTTPERLRALERLERVARRLRTPQHALINQLAAQAGEEELGGKLRSALADRLRITKGEAGRRIAEAEHLGHRRALTGESLAPVLPATAAAQREGLIGDQHVKVIRGFFAHLPVEVDLFTREAAESDLAHKAGKYRPDELAKYAERIMDWLNPDGELSDQERARKRGITLGKQEFDGMSRISGMVTPELRAAIEAMLAKLAAPGACNPDDESPVVDGTPDDDAVRRDNRSEAQRNHDGFVAGLRGLFASGELGQHNGLPVSIVVTTTLKDLESGAGNALTGGGTVVPMSDVIRWASHAHHYLAIFDHGKALALHHTKRLASPAQRIMLYARDRGCTKPGCDAPAYHSQVHHVQGWAATHRTDIDDLTLACGVDNRLVEKGWTTRTNARGETEWIPPAHLDHGQPRVNTFHHPEKLLCARDDDDPV, encoded by the coding sequence ATGCGCGGAAGCAGTCGCGAGGAGATCGTCGAAGTCTTCGACGCGCTCGACACCGACCTAGAACGCTTGGGCGAGTTGTCGTTTGACGTGTTCACCACCCCGGAACGGTTACGGGCCTTGGAGCGCCTGGAACGCGTGGCGCGTCGGCTGCGTACACCTCAGCACGCCTTGATCAATCAGCTTGCGGCGCAAGCCGGCGAAGAAGAGTTGGGCGGCAAGCTGCGTTCGGCGCTGGCCGATAGGTTGCGTATCACCAAGGGCGAGGCTGGTCGGCGCATCGCCGAGGCCGAGCATCTAGGGCATCGACGGGCGCTCACCGGTGAGTCGTTGGCGCCGGTATTGCCTGCGACGGCGGCCGCCCAACGCGAGGGGCTCATCGGTGACCAGCATGTGAAGGTGATTCGCGGCTTCTTCGCCCACCTGCCCGTCGAGGTGGACCTGTTCACGCGGGAAGCGGCCGAATCCGATCTGGCCCACAAGGCCGGGAAGTATCGTCCCGACGAGTTGGCCAAATACGCTGAGCGGATCATGGATTGGCTCAACCCGGACGGGGAACTGAGCGACCAGGAGCGGGCCCGCAAGCGCGGGATCACCCTGGGTAAGCAGGAATTCGACGGCATGTCACGCATAAGCGGCATGGTGACCCCCGAGTTGCGGGCCGCAATCGAGGCCATGCTGGCCAAGCTGGCCGCCCCAGGGGCGTGCAATCCCGACGATGAGAGCCCCGTAGTTGATGGGACACCCGACGACGATGCGGTGCGTCGCGACAACCGATCCGAAGCTCAGCGCAACCACGACGGGTTCGTGGCCGGACTTCGCGGGCTGTTCGCCTCTGGCGAACTGGGCCAACACAACGGGCTGCCCGTGTCGATCGTCGTGACCACCACATTGAAGGATCTGGAATCGGGCGCCGGAAACGCGCTGACCGGTGGCGGCACCGTGGTCCCTATGTCGGATGTGATCCGCTGGGCCAGCCACGCTCACCACTACCTGGCGATTTTCGACCACGGCAAGGCGCTGGCGCTGCATCACACGAAGAGGCTGGCCTCTCCAGCACAGCGAATCATGTTGTACGCCAGAGATCGTGGGTGTACGAAGCCCGGCTGTGATGCCCCCGCTTACCACAGCCAGGTCCACCACGTCCAGGGCTGGGCGGCCACCCACCGCACCGACATCGACGACCTCACCCTGGCCTGCGGGGTTGACAACCGACTCGTCGAGAAGGGCTGGACCACTCGCACCAACGCCAGAGGTGAGACCGAATGGATACCCCCGGCGCACCTTGATCACGGGCAACCGAGAGTCAATACGTTTCATCACCCGGAAAAGCTCCTATGTGCCAGGGACGACGACGACCCTGTTTGA
- a CDS encoding TIGR03619 family F420-dependent LLM class oxidoreductase, whose translation MKFYISSAFLNTREIIELAKAADELGYDGIGIPDHVVNLETLDTPYPYTKDGERRWQPFTDWPDPWVLVGALAQVTTRLRFVNTVYIPAMRNPYSAAKAIATAAVLASGRVELGIGVGWCREEFALMGEQFEVRGKRTDEIIELMRALWAPGWTEFEGQFYSAPRLEMQPTPPPIPVYVGGLSDVALRRAARNDGWIGDLIKTERAIDAVGRLREMRAEKGLTMDDFTILTPLTDAFTTADYRRVEAAGITGIITMPWMFYAGPDASLDDKIDGMQRFRKDLALDG comes from the coding sequence GTGAAGTTCTACATCAGCAGCGCCTTCCTGAACACCCGCGAGATCATCGAGCTGGCCAAGGCGGCCGACGAGCTCGGCTATGACGGGATCGGCATCCCCGACCACGTCGTCAATCTCGAGACCCTGGACACCCCCTACCCGTACACCAAAGACGGCGAACGGCGCTGGCAGCCGTTCACCGACTGGCCCGATCCCTGGGTGCTCGTGGGGGCGCTGGCTCAGGTCACCACGCGGTTGCGGTTCGTCAACACGGTCTACATCCCGGCCATGCGCAACCCGTACTCGGCGGCCAAAGCCATTGCCACCGCCGCGGTTCTGGCGTCGGGCCGGGTGGAACTGGGCATTGGCGTGGGCTGGTGCCGCGAGGAATTCGCTTTGATGGGTGAGCAATTCGAGGTCCGCGGCAAGCGCACCGACGAAATCATCGAACTGATGCGGGCGTTGTGGGCGCCGGGCTGGACGGAGTTCGAGGGCCAGTTCTATTCCGCGCCGCGGCTGGAGATGCAACCCACCCCGCCGCCGATACCCGTGTATGTCGGCGGCCTCAGCGATGTCGCGCTGCGCCGCGCCGCCCGCAACGACGGCTGGATTGGCGATTTGATCAAGACCGAGCGGGCCATCGACGCGGTCGGACGGCTGCGGGAGATGCGCGCCGAAAAGGGCTTGACAATGGACGATTTCACCATTCTGACGCCGCTCACCGACGCGTTCACGACGGCCGACTACCGGCGCGTCGAGGCCGCCGGCATCACCGGCATCATCACGATGCCGTGGATGTTCTACGCCGGGCCCGACGCCAGCCTGGACGACAAGATCGACGGCATGCAACGCTTCCGCAAGGACCTCGCGCTCGACGGCTAG
- a CDS encoding PaaI family thioesterase — protein MSQEAGALDAIFEVLSAAEADRVTALYAPLADAVRELVDATIRTEADDDVVAEARRAIEAVTASLRQRTRPVGVSYRVNGRPLPLGNAAIGVCNPIAPPIVVHHEGDGRCWCEFVLGSAYEGPPKLVHGGVSALVLDHMLGEAASEGLSKARFTGTITVKYLRGTPLGPLRCEAWVDGKEGRKVFARGTISDAAGVTVEADGVFIEPAWAQEAQ, from the coding sequence TTGAGTCAGGAGGCCGGCGCGTTGGACGCCATATTCGAGGTGCTCAGCGCGGCCGAGGCCGATCGCGTCACCGCGCTGTACGCTCCGCTGGCCGATGCGGTCCGCGAGCTCGTCGACGCCACCATCCGGACCGAGGCCGACGACGACGTCGTCGCCGAGGCCAGGCGGGCGATCGAGGCCGTCACCGCGTCGTTGCGGCAGCGCACCCGCCCGGTCGGGGTGAGCTACCGCGTCAACGGTCGCCCGCTGCCGTTGGGCAACGCCGCGATCGGCGTGTGCAACCCCATCGCTCCGCCGATCGTCGTGCACCACGAGGGCGACGGTCGCTGCTGGTGCGAGTTCGTGCTCGGCTCGGCCTACGAGGGTCCGCCCAAACTGGTGCACGGCGGCGTCAGCGCGCTGGTGCTCGACCACATGCTCGGCGAGGCCGCCAGCGAGGGGCTGTCGAAGGCGCGCTTCACCGGCACCATCACCGTCAAATACCTGCGCGGCACCCCGCTGGGCCCGCTGCGCTGCGAGGCGTGGGTCGACGGCAAGGAGGGCCGCAAAGTCTTTGCGCGCGGCACCATTTCGGATGCCGCCGGCGTCACCGTCGAGGCCGACGGCGTCTTCATCGAGCCGGCCTGGGCGCAGGAGGCGCAGTGA
- a CDS encoding bifunctional [glutamine synthetase] adenylyltransferase/[glutamine synthetase]-adenylyl-L-tyrosine phosphorylase encodes MVVTRPATQRPRLPSVGRLGLVDPQAAERMAQLGWYDHDDQAHVDLLWSLSRAADPDAALLALVRLSENPDAGWDQLNAALLAERPLRGRLFGVLGSSLALGDHLIAQPQSWKLLRGNVTLPTHDALCAKFTECVDEALAAPGSAMVRLRTLYRDQLLVLAALDLAATVEDEPVVPFTVVAAHLSDLADAALAAALRVAENSVCGDGTPPRLAVIAMGKCGARELNYVSDVDVIFVGEQADPVTTRVASEMMRLASEAFFQVDAGLRPEGRSGELVRTVESHIAYYQRWAKTWEFQALLKARAAVGDAELGQRYVDALMPMVWVACEREDFVVEVQAMRRRVEQLVPAEVRGREIKLGSGGLRDVEFAVQLLQLVHGRGDDSLHVASTVAALAALGQGGYIGREDAANLTASYEFLRLLEHRLQLQRLKRTHLLPEADDEEAVRWLARAAHIRPDGRHDAAGVLREELRHQNLRVSQLHAKLFYQPLLESIGPAGLEIAHGMTSEAAERQLAALGYEGPQTALKHMSALVNLSGRRGRVQSVLLPRLLNWMSYTPDPDGGLLAYRRLSETLSGESWYLATLRDKPAVARRLMHVLGTSAYVPDLLMRAPRVIQDYSDGPSGPRLLESEPATVARALVASASRYSDPVRAIAAARTLRRGELARIASADLLGMLEVTDVCGALTSVWVAVLQAALDAMIRANLPEDGSEKGKAPAAIAVIGMGRLGGAELGYGSDADVMFVCEPAHGVEESAAIRWSTTVAEQVRTLLGTPSVDPPLEVDANLRPEGRQGPLVRTLGAYAAYYEQWAQPWEIQALLRAHAVAGDAELGERFLLAADKTRYPPDGVSAEMVREIRRIKARVESERLPRGADPNTHTKLGRGGLADVEWTVQLLQLRHAHEIPALHNTSTLQCLDAIAAADLVPADEVELLRQAWLTATRARNALVLVRGKPTDQLPGPGRQLNAVAVAAGWPTDEGGEFLDNYLRVTRRAKVVVRKVFGS; translated from the coding sequence GTGGTCGTGACCAGACCCGCGACGCAGCGCCCCAGGCTGCCCAGCGTCGGCCGGCTCGGGTTGGTCGATCCGCAAGCGGCCGAACGCATGGCGCAGCTGGGTTGGTACGACCACGACGACCAGGCCCACGTCGACCTGCTCTGGTCGCTGTCGCGCGCGGCCGATCCCGACGCCGCGCTGCTGGCCCTGGTTCGGCTGTCGGAAAACCCGGACGCCGGGTGGGATCAGCTCAACGCAGCCCTGCTCGCCGAGCGCCCCCTGCGCGGCCGGCTGTTCGGCGTGCTCGGCTCGTCACTGGCCCTGGGCGATCACCTGATCGCGCAGCCGCAGTCCTGGAAACTCTTGCGCGGCAACGTCACACTGCCCACCCACGACGCGCTGTGCGCGAAGTTCACCGAATGCGTCGACGAGGCGCTGGCGGCGCCCGGTTCGGCGATGGTGCGCCTTCGCACCCTCTACCGCGACCAGCTGCTGGTGCTGGCAGCGCTGGATCTGGCCGCGACGGTCGAGGACGAACCGGTGGTCCCGTTCACCGTGGTGGCGGCGCACCTGTCGGACCTGGCGGACGCCGCGCTGGCCGCCGCGCTGCGGGTGGCCGAGAACAGCGTGTGCGGTGACGGGACGCCGCCGCGGCTCGCGGTCATCGCGATGGGCAAATGCGGTGCCCGCGAACTGAACTACGTCAGCGACGTCGACGTCATCTTCGTCGGCGAGCAGGCCGACCCGGTCACCACCCGGGTGGCCAGCGAGATGATGCGGCTGGCCTCCGAAGCGTTCTTTCAGGTGGACGCCGGGCTGCGGCCGGAGGGCCGCAGCGGTGAGCTGGTCCGCACCGTCGAGTCGCACATCGCCTACTACCAGCGCTGGGCGAAGACCTGGGAATTCCAGGCGCTGCTCAAAGCCCGTGCGGCGGTGGGTGACGCGGAACTCGGACAGCGCTACGTCGACGCGCTGATGCCGATGGTCTGGGTCGCCTGCGAGCGTGAGGATTTCGTGGTCGAGGTGCAAGCCATGCGCCGCCGGGTCGAGCAGCTGGTGCCCGCCGAGGTTCGCGGCCGCGAGATCAAGCTCGGCAGCGGCGGATTGCGCGACGTGGAATTCGCCGTGCAGCTCCTGCAGCTGGTCCACGGACGCGGCGACGACTCGCTGCACGTGGCGTCGACGGTCGCCGCGCTGGCCGCGCTGGGCCAGGGCGGCTACATCGGGCGCGAGGACGCGGCCAACCTCACCGCCTCCTACGAGTTCCTCCGGCTGCTCGAGCACCGGTTGCAGCTGCAGCGCCTCAAGCGCACCCACCTGCTGCCCGAGGCAGACGACGAGGAAGCGGTGCGCTGGCTGGCGCGGGCCGCCCACATCCGGCCGGACGGACGCCACGACGCAGCGGGGGTGCTGCGCGAGGAGCTGCGGCACCAGAACCTGCGGGTGTCCCAGCTGCACGCCAAGCTCTTCTACCAGCCGCTGCTGGAATCGATCGGCCCGGCCGGGCTAGAGATTGCGCACGGCATGACGTCCGAAGCCGCCGAGCGCCAGCTGGCGGCGCTGGGCTACGAGGGCCCGCAGACCGCGCTGAAACACATGTCGGCCCTGGTCAACCTGAGCGGCCGGCGCGGCCGGGTGCAGTCGGTGCTGTTGCCCCGGCTGCTGAACTGGATGTCCTACACGCCCGACCCCGACGGCGGCCTGCTGGCCTACCGACGGCTGTCCGAGACGCTGTCCGGCGAAAGCTGGTATCTGGCCACGCTGCGCGACAAGCCCGCCGTGGCCCGCCGGCTGATGCATGTGCTGGGCACCTCGGCGTACGTGCCGGACCTGCTGATGCGCGCGCCGCGGGTGATTCAGGACTACAGCGACGGGCCGTCCGGCCCGAGGCTGCTCGAGAGCGAGCCCGCCACGGTGGCCCGCGCGCTGGTGGCCTCGGCCAGCCGCTACTCCGACCCGGTGCGGGCGATCGCCGCGGCGCGCACGCTGCGGCGCGGCGAGCTGGCCCGCATCGCGTCCGCCGATCTGCTCGGCATGCTCGAGGTCACCGACGTCTGCGGGGCGCTGACATCGGTGTGGGTGGCGGTGCTTCAGGCCGCGCTGGACGCGATGATCCGGGCGAATCTGCCCGAGGACGGCTCCGAAAAAGGAAAAGCGCCGGCCGCCATCGCCGTCATCGGCATGGGCCGGCTGGGTGGCGCCGAGTTGGGCTACGGGTCCGACGCCGACGTGATGTTCGTCTGCGAACCGGCCCACGGTGTTGAGGAGTCGGCGGCGATCCGGTGGTCGACGACGGTCGCCGAGCAGGTACGCACGCTGCTGGGTACGCCCAGCGTCGACCCGCCGCTGGAGGTCGACGCCAACCTGCGGCCCGAGGGCCGCCAGGGCCCGCTGGTGCGCACGCTGGGTGCCTACGCGGCCTACTACGAACAGTGGGCGCAGCCCTGGGAGATACAGGCGCTGCTGCGCGCGCACGCGGTGGCCGGGGACGCGGAGCTGGGCGAGCGGTTCTTGTTGGCGGCCGACAAGACGCGCTATCCGCCCGACGGGGTGTCCGCCGAGATGGTCCGCGAGATCCGCCGCATCAAGGCCCGCGTCGAGTCCGAACGGTTGCCGCGCGGCGCGGACCCCAACACGCACACGAAGCTGGGCCGCGGCGGACTGGCCGACGTCGAATGGACCGTGCAGTTGCTGCAACTGCGGCACGCACACGAGATTCCTGCACTGCACAACACGTCGACGCTTCAGTGCCTGGACGCGATCGCCGCGGCTGACCTGGTGCCCGCCGACGAGGTGGAGCTGCTGCGGCAGGCCTGGCTGACCGCCACCCGGGCCCGCAACGCGCTGGTTCTGGTCCGCGGCAAGCCCACCGACCAGCTGCCCGGCCCCGGACGTCAGCTCAACGCGGTCGCCGTGGCCGCGGGCTGGCCGACCGACGAGGGCGGGGAGTTCTTGGACAACTATCTACGGGTGACGCGACGCGCAAAAGTGGTGGTGCGCAAGGTGTTCGGAAGTTGA
- the glnA gene encoding type I glutamate--ammonia ligase: MDRQKEFVLRTLEERDIRFVRLWFTDVLGFLKSVAIAPAELEGAFEEGIGFDGSSIEGFSRVSESDTVANPDPSTFQVLPWASANGHHHSARMFCDITMPDGSPSWADPRHVLRRQLQKANDLGFSCYVHPEIEFFLLKPGPDDGTPPVPVDNAGYFDQAVHDSASNFRRHAIEALEFMGISVEFSHHEGAPGQQEIDLRFADALSMADNVMTFRYVIKEVAIDNGARATFMPKPFGQHPGSAMHTHMSLFEGDVNAFHSPDDPLQLSDVGKSFIAGVLEHASEISAVTNQWVNSYKRLVGGGEAPTAASWGAANRSALVRVPMYTPHKTSSRRVEVRSPDSACNPYLTFAVLLAAGLRGVEKGYVLGPQAEDNVWDLTAEERIAMGYRELPTSLDSALRAMESSELVAETLGEHVFDFFLRNKRTEWANYRSHVTPYELNTYLSL, encoded by the coding sequence ATGGATCGACAGAAGGAATTCGTCCTCCGCACCCTCGAGGAACGAGACATCCGCTTCGTTCGGCTGTGGTTTACCGATGTGCTCGGTTTCCTCAAGTCGGTCGCCATCGCCCCGGCCGAGCTCGAAGGCGCCTTCGAGGAGGGCATCGGCTTCGACGGATCCTCGATCGAGGGCTTCTCGCGGGTTTCGGAATCCGACACCGTGGCCAACCCCGACCCGTCCACCTTCCAGGTGCTGCCGTGGGCCTCGGCCAACGGGCACCACCACTCGGCGCGGATGTTCTGCGACATCACCATGCCGGACGGATCGCCGTCCTGGGCGGACCCGCGGCACGTGCTGCGCCGCCAGCTGCAGAAGGCCAACGACCTGGGCTTCTCCTGCTACGTGCATCCCGAGATCGAATTCTTCCTGCTGAAGCCGGGCCCCGATGACGGGACGCCGCCCGTTCCCGTCGACAACGCCGGCTATTTCGACCAGGCGGTCCACGACTCCGCCTCGAACTTCCGCCGCCACGCGATCGAGGCCCTCGAATTCATGGGCATCTCGGTGGAGTTCAGCCACCACGAGGGCGCACCCGGCCAGCAGGAGATCGACCTGCGCTTCGCCGACGCCCTGTCGATGGCCGACAACGTGATGACGTTCCGCTACGTCATCAAGGAGGTCGCGATCGACAACGGCGCCCGCGCCACCTTCATGCCCAAGCCGTTCGGGCAGCATCCCGGCTCCGCGATGCACACCCACATGAGCCTGTTCGAGGGTGACGTCAACGCGTTCCACAGCCCCGACGACCCGCTGCAGCTCTCCGACGTGGGCAAGTCCTTCATCGCCGGGGTGCTCGAGCACGCCTCGGAGATCAGCGCGGTCACCAATCAATGGGTCAACTCCTACAAGCGACTGGTGGGAGGCGGCGAGGCGCCCACCGCCGCGTCGTGGGGTGCGGCCAATAGGTCCGCGCTGGTGCGGGTGCCCATGTACACGCCGCACAAGACGTCGTCCCGGCGCGTCGAGGTCCGCAGCCCCGACTCCGCGTGCAACCCGTACCTGACCTTCGCCGTGCTGCTGGCCGCCGGACTGCGCGGGGTGGAGAAGGGCTACGTGCTGGGACCGCAGGCCGAGGACAACGTGTGGGACCTGACCGCCGAGGAACGCATCGCGATGGGATATCGCGAGCTGCCGACGAGTCTGGACAGCGCGCTGCGCGCCATGGAGTCCTCCGAGCTGGTCGCGGAAACCTTGGGGGAGCACGTCTTTGACTTCTTCCTGCGCAATAAGCGCACGGAGTGGGCCAACTACCGCAGCCACGTCACCCCTTACGAGCTGAACACCTACCTGTCCCTGTAG